The Nerophis ophidion isolate RoL-2023_Sa linkage group LG05, RoL_Noph_v1.0, whole genome shotgun sequence genomic interval AGCTTgaaaacgatcaatgagtccatacaaagctaagtgccggaaaTTCATGGCTTACTTaaccgtgtaaaaatttgtccggggGGAGGGGGaacttaaacgatggtttagtgtggctgaaatggggctttggttaaataattatttgtttaaggggtttaACGACAtggtgtagacatggcctaagatAGCACTCAGTTGTTATGAAAGCAATGTCAAAGGTTGTAATGTGCTCCCTAAAATAGTGACTTTGGTTCTCTTTGACGCCGCACCTTGGGACCTCAGCAACTTTATTTGTAGAAAAATCACAAAGTATTGCATTTGCACAAAAAAGGCATGTCACTTTGCTGAAGTTGAATACACGGCCACTATATGAGGTAACATGTTAATAATCTGGTTCTATAGTTAGCAGTTGTGTACAACCTCTGGTGACCTTATTTCTCTCCGTTGGCAAATTTTGCGATGCGGTCAAACATAGTGTTATGCATAGTCGTAAGCCAACTGtgcgcctgtgtgtgtgtgtgtgtgtgtgtgtgtgtgtgtgtgtgtgtgtgtgtgtgtgtgtactgtcaACTGTACATTTAAATGAAGACAATTGCTGTAGAAGCAGATAGTCACATTGGGTAATTTGTTACACAGCCTCTTTGAAACTTTCATCTTATATTTGccatatatatttagaaaggggccctgcaatgaggttgcgacatgtccagggtctaccccgccttccgcccaactgtagctgagataggcaccagcgccccccatgaccccaaaggaaataagtagtagaaaatggatggatggatatttagaaAGGGAAATCAAACTGAGCGtccttgtgttgtttttttccccaatacCTGCATGTCTTTAAAATCTGTGATTCCAATTCTTGGCATGTGGACACAATCCACAAAAATCAGCTTCCTGCCGGTGATGCAGTTGTCGGTAAAACACGGCTGCCacaaaaatacattattagtATCATGCAGTATTGCTTCTGTTTAAAACCTTGACCTACTTTATACCGTGGAAATCCTTTGGACTCAATCCATTCTGCAACTTCCTCGCTAGTCCAGTGCAGGAAGTCCAGGTTTGGTGTATCCATGTTGCCATGGAAACTGGCACTTGGCCACTCACTGTTCTCCCGGGCTTCCTTCACTTACAAAAATGAGAGTTTTAGTTGGAAAAATTGGTTTTCAAGATTCCTCACAGGACTCGTTTAATGTTGCTGTATGGCCTCGGAACATTTTTAACGCGTCCAtccagacttgtccagggtgtacaccaccttccgcccgaatacagctgaaataggctgcagcacccccgtcaacccaaaagggacaagcggtagaacatggatggatggacattgtgaacgtttttttttttgaatgttataaacctttatttataatatgcaacatttacatacaatcaataaaaaataataatcaaaacgagtacaaaaatagtacaaaaacagtacaaaacagcgccaggggggttgaaaactcaataaagtaagtaaaatagaatgcaaaatatctACATGTAACAAAATGTAAAGCCATAGCCTCCCACAAGTTCTGTAAATAATCCCAAATTAAGACACGGCAATCATGGTTTTCACAGTTTTTTGGTTGTTAAAGGTAGAACAAGTTTTAAAGTagagttctaattcttttttaaaggcacataaaacaggtcgggtattgagaaagttacatttatgaatatacaaTTTAGCCAAGattataatgaggttgcaaaggtaaaatatctttaaagaaatgtttttcatacagtgttaatccaaataacacatatttaaaaCAAAGCAAAAATTTGTCACGAATATTGTTACATCACGAAAGGTTTAAACCGCATACCCGTTTACATGGCGTCTGTGAAAACAACCAATCA includes:
- the LOC133553170 gene encoding sterile alpha motif domain-containing protein 15-like isoform X1, whose translation is MADSPVEDCAMPANQDEARENSEWPSASFHGNMDTPNLDFLHWTSEEVAEWIESKGFPRYKPCFTDNCITGRKLIFVDCVHMPRIGITDFKDMQAISTCVRELLGISQTLWSRSIADPPRDDMGLFLDMKSRTGVKTDQLTIQQLLDNICH
- the LOC133553170 gene encoding sterile alpha motif domain-containing protein 15-like isoform X2, coding for MDTPNLDFLHWTSEEVAEWIESKGFPRYKPCFTDNCITGRKLIFVDCVHMPRIGITDFKDMQAISTCVRELLGISQTLWSRSIADPPRDDMGLFLDMKSRTGVKTDQLTIQQLLDNICH